A genomic window from Candidatus Andeanibacterium colombiense includes:
- a CDS encoding TetR/AcrR family transcriptional regulator, whose protein sequence is MAKLNVDLARRAEIAAKRRSNTRARLLDAARSLFGREGGRVTRVEDICEAAGIARGTFYNYFPSFDTLQAALFEELSNRFDLAVHLAFEQMEGPAERTCAAIRFYLTHVVEDREWGWGMVNTGMGIGFFPVSVSERVAETIQEGIDAGDFTISNAIAGRDILLGAGLAAATTLLNSKAAPDHIASVASGVLQALGLPAVRARQLASEVIPELPYREGPTDDARQPGVAPL, encoded by the coding sequence ATGGCCAAGCTTAATGTTGATCTCGCGAGGCGAGCGGAAATCGCCGCCAAACGCCGTTCGAACACGCGCGCCCGGTTGCTAGACGCCGCGCGCAGCCTGTTCGGCCGCGAAGGCGGACGCGTCACGCGAGTTGAGGATATCTGCGAAGCCGCCGGGATCGCACGTGGTACTTTCTACAATTATTTTCCCAGCTTCGACACGCTTCAGGCAGCTCTCTTCGAAGAATTGAGCAATCGCTTCGATCTGGCGGTTCATCTTGCATTCGAGCAGATGGAAGGCCCGGCTGAACGTACTTGCGCGGCAATCCGCTTCTATCTCACCCATGTGGTGGAAGACCGCGAATGGGGTTGGGGCATGGTCAACACGGGCATGGGCATCGGCTTTTTTCCGGTGTCGGTATCCGAACGTGTCGCGGAAACCATCCAGGAAGGAATCGATGCGGGCGATTTCACGATCTCCAATGCCATTGCCGGCCGTGATATCTTGCTTGGAGCAGGCCTCGCGGCGGCAACGACATTGCTCAACAGCAAGGCGGCTCCTGACCACATCGCAAGTGTAGCCTCCGGTGTGCTTCAGGCGCTCGGGCTTCCAGCCGTGCGTGCGCGGCAGCTGGCATCTGAAGTCATACCTGAACTCCCTTATCGGGAAGGCCCGACGGATGACGCCCGGCAACCCGGCGTTGCCCCGCTTTAG